One genomic segment of Desmodus rotundus isolate HL8 chromosome 5, HLdesRot8A.1, whole genome shotgun sequence includes these proteins:
- the LOC128781118 gene encoding olfactory receptor 5F1, producing MRRTNYTLVTEFILLGLADTLELQVILFLLFSVIYTLTVCGNAGMILLIRTDSRLHTPMYFFLANLSFVDMSYSSTITPKMLVDLLSEKKTISFAGCFLQMYFFIALGTTECLLFGLMAYDRYVAICNPLLYPVVMSRTVCLKMAAGAFTAGLLNSMVNTSYVSRLPFCGTNVIHHFFCDSPPLFKLSCSDTHLNESIFSTFAGVNMVGVLLVILMSYSYILFSIFRMHSGEGRHKAFSTCASHLVAVILFYSTAIYTYLRPTSSYSLGQDKVASVFYAVVIPMLNPLIYSLRNKDVKKALWDVITRKRVPSFL from the coding sequence ATGAGGAGAACAAATTATACGTTGGTGACTGAGTTCATCCTGCTGGGATTGGCAGACACGCTGGAGCTCCAGGTCatcctcttcttgctcttttctgtgATTTACACACTGACAGTGTGCGGGAATGCTGGGATGATCCTCTTAATCAGGACTGATTCCCGACTTCACACACCCATGTATTTCTTCCTGGCTAACCTGTCCTTTGTGGACATGTCTTACTCGTCCACCATCACCCCAAAGATGCTGGTGGATTTATTGTCAGAGAAGAAAACCATCTCCTTTGCTGGCTGCTTTCTGCAGATGTACTTCTTCATCGCCTTGGGCACAACCGAATGCCTCCTGTTTGGTTtgatggcctatgaccgttaTGTGGCCATATGCAACCCTCTGCTTTACCCCGTGGTCATGTCCAGGACAGTCTGCCTGAAAATGGCAGCAGGGGCTTTCACAGCGGGACTGTTGAACTCCATGGTGAACACAAGCTATGTGAGCAGGTTGCCATTCTGCGGTACCAATGTCATCCACCACTTCTTCTGTGACAGCCCTCCACTCTTTAAGCTCTCATGTTCTGACACTCACCTGAATGAAAGCATCTTTTCCACTTTTGCTGGAGTGAATATGGTGGGGGTTCTGCTGGTCATCCTCATGTCCTACTCCTACATTCTCTTCTCCATCTTTCGTATGCATTCTGGGGAGGGACGGCACAAAGCTTTCTCAACCTGTGCCTCTCACCTGGTGGCTGTAATTCTGTTCTACTCCACCGCCATCTATACTTATCTGAGACCAACTTCCAGCTACTCCCTGGGTCAGGACAAAGTGGCTTCTGTGTTCTATGCAGTGGTGATCCCCATGTTAAATCCTCTGATCTACAGCCTCAGGAATAAGGATGTAAAGAAAGCTTTATGGGATGTAATTACAAGGAAAAGGGTCCCTTCATTTCTGTGA